A stretch of the Photobacterium sp. CCB-ST2H9 genome encodes the following:
- a CDS encoding VWA domain-containing protein: protein MSTHNALSRRWRLILGNVHPHELTGEDRARDECLETLYAHEYHGRGGSQQGNDLQGGTASGMPRPVTWLNQVRKAFPVPAAEILQKEGIERYGIQELLLDKNILATMKPDIGLLQTILAFRSQIPASLEKEIEAIVTQVCAELEEVLSQPVQAPFASQRTPFRSSRKMPVALTDWRSSLMRNLKHYQPDEQVLLPERMFFFQSQVSQVCWDIHLVVDQSGSMVNSLIHATVIAAIFCRLSVLNVRLVLFDTRVVDMSEFIDDPIRNLLSVQLGGGTDIGKAMQYTRKQITQPHRTIVVLISDFYEGGSPVNLYQQVAKMQEAGVTLLGLTAMDSNGAASYDHSVIDRLLKMDMPIASMTPENLSQWVADVIR from the coding sequence ATGAGTACTCACAACGCGCTGTCCCGGCGCTGGCGGCTGATCCTGGGGAATGTCCATCCGCATGAGTTAACCGGCGAAGACAGAGCTCGGGATGAATGTCTGGAGACCCTGTATGCCCATGAATACCATGGCCGGGGTGGCAGCCAGCAAGGGAACGACCTGCAGGGCGGTACCGCCTCCGGCATGCCGAGACCGGTCACCTGGCTCAATCAGGTCCGGAAAGCCTTTCCGGTGCCTGCAGCCGAAATCCTGCAAAAAGAAGGAATTGAACGCTACGGCATTCAGGAGTTGCTGCTGGATAAAAACATTCTGGCCACCATGAAACCGGATATCGGGCTGTTGCAGACCATTCTGGCCTTTCGTTCCCAGATCCCGGCGTCGCTGGAAAAAGAAATTGAAGCCATCGTGACTCAGGTCTGCGCGGAACTGGAAGAAGTTCTGTCACAGCCGGTTCAGGCGCCGTTTGCCAGCCAGCGCACGCCGTTTCGCAGCAGCCGGAAAATGCCGGTCGCGCTGACGGACTGGCGCAGCAGTCTGATGCGCAACCTGAAACACTATCAGCCGGACGAGCAGGTGCTCCTGCCGGAGCGGATGTTTTTCTTCCAAAGCCAGGTCAGTCAGGTGTGCTGGGACATCCATCTCGTGGTGGATCAGAGCGGCTCCATGGTCAACAGCCTGATCCACGCCACGGTGATTGCCGCCATTTTCTGCCGGTTATCGGTGCTGAATGTCCGGCTGGTGCTTTTTGATACCCGGGTGGTCGACATGTCGGAATTTATTGATGATCCGATCAGAAATCTGCTGTCTGTTCAGCTGGGCGGCGGCACGGATATCGGCAAGGCGATGCAATATACCCGGAAGCAAATCACCCAGCCGCACCGCACCATCGTCGTGCTGATCAGTGATTTCTACGAAGGCGGCTCCCCGGTCAATCTGTATCAGCAGGTCGCCAAAATGCAGGAAGCCGGAGTCACCCTGCTTGGCCTCACCGCTATGGATTCAAACGGCGCTGCCAGTTACGACCATTCCGTGATTGATCGCTTACTGAAGATGGACATGCCGATCGCGTCGATGACACCGGAAAACCTGAGCCAATGGGTCGCCGATGTCATCCGGTAG
- a CDS encoding S8 family peptidase → MYKTMLGCCITSALALASVSVWAADAQTAVSGDYQAALIQAAPDKAVANQYIVVLKEPAFIGNDQAARAEFVTRAVESMAASHAVKAERVFDAALSGFVAALTPDQLAALRQDGQVDYIEQDQVISLDPVYAEAIDAQQSNATWGLDRVDQRNLPLNGSYVAQYNGTGVTAYVIDTGVTTTHSEFGGRARSGYDFVDNDSNATDCNGHGTHVAGTIGGTTYGIAKNVSIVGVRVLSCSGSGTTSGVIAGVDWVKQNANGPSVANMSLGGGISTALDSAINSAISSGVSFMLAAGNENQDACNVSPARVAAGVTVGSTTSSDQRSSFSNWGSCVDLFAPGSSITSAWYDGSYKTISGTSMATPHVAGIGALYLDENPGLSPAQLSQLLVLRGTSGKVSDTRNTVNKLAYSGTDSDGGDPGTPTDGKLENGKAVTGLNGTSGSEQHFYIDVTAGRTLTVKTSGGSGDADLYVRFGQKATRSSWDCRPYRAGNGETCTITPSKSGRYYVMLHGYSAYSGLTLQASF, encoded by the coding sequence ATGTATAAGACAATGCTAGGTTGCTGTATCACGTCTGCGCTGGCCCTGGCCAGTGTCTCGGTCTGGGCAGCGGACGCTCAGACGGCTGTCAGTGGTGACTATCAGGCGGCGCTGATTCAGGCTGCGCCAGACAAAGCGGTTGCGAATCAGTATATCGTGGTGCTGAAAGAGCCGGCTTTTATCGGCAATGATCAGGCTGCCCGGGCCGAATTCGTCACGCGCGCAGTGGAAAGCATGGCTGCAAGTCATGCGGTGAAAGCGGAGCGGGTGTTCGATGCGGCCCTGAGCGGGTTTGTGGCAGCGCTGACGCCGGACCAGCTGGCGGCGCTGCGTCAGGACGGACAGGTTGATTATATTGAACAGGATCAGGTGATCTCACTGGATCCTGTGTACGCGGAAGCCATTGATGCTCAGCAAAGTAATGCGACTTGGGGACTGGATCGTGTCGATCAGCGCAACCTGCCTCTGAATGGCAGCTATGTCGCCCAGTACAACGGTACCGGCGTGACCGCTTATGTCATTGATACCGGGGTGACGACCACTCACAGTGAGTTTGGCGGCCGTGCCCGTTCGGGTTACGACTTTGTGGACAATGACTCCAATGCGACCGACTGTAACGGTCATGGTACCCATGTTGCCGGGACGATTGGGGGAACCACCTATGGTATTGCTAAAAACGTCAGTATTGTCGGCGTCCGGGTGCTGAGCTGTAGTGGTTCGGGTACCACCTCTGGCGTCATTGCCGGTGTGGACTGGGTGAAACAGAATGCGAACGGTCCGTCTGTGGCAAACATGAGTTTAGGCGGCGGGATTTCAACCGCACTGGACAGCGCCATCAACAGCGCGATCAGCTCAGGCGTCAGCTTTATGCTGGCTGCGGGCAATGAGAATCAGGATGCCTGTAATGTGTCTCCGGCCCGTGTTGCCGCAGGTGTCACTGTCGGTTCCACCACCAGCTCAGATCAGCGTTCCAGCTTCTCGAACTGGGGCAGCTGTGTGGATCTCTTTGCACCGGGTTCATCCATTACTTCAGCCTGGTATGACGGCAGCTATAAAACCATCAGCGGTACTTCAATGGCAACGCCGCACGTTGCAGGGATCGGCGCCTTGTATCTGGATGAAAATCCGGGTCTGAGCCCGGCTCAGCTCAGTCAGCTGCTGGTCCTGCGCGGTACGAGCGGCAAAGTGAGCGATACCCGTAATACGGTCAACAAACTGGCGTACAGCGGCACCGACAGCGACGGGGGCGATCCAGGCACCCCGACGGACGGCAAGCTGGAAAACGGCAAAGCAGTAACGGGTCTGAACGGAACCTCCGGCAGCGAGCAGCACTTCTACATTGATGTGACGGCCGGCCGTACGCTGACGGTGAAAACCTCAGGCGGCTCCGGTGACGCAGACTTGTACGTCCGCTTCGGTCAGAAAGCGACAAGAAGCAGCTGGGACTGCCGTCCTTACCGTGCGGGTAATGGTGAAACCTGTACCATTACACCATCCAAGTCCGGCCGCTACTACGTCATGTTGCATGGTTACAGCGCCTATAGCGGTCTGACATTACAGGCCAGTTTCTAA
- a CDS encoding neutral zinc metallopeptidase, with protein MRWRNTRQSSNVDDRRGQGPAQSGLPAAALLRFLPFLLKTKVGKLILVVGGLYLAYQYFTGGPGMVGVQQGSGPLQQQTSSGSKLPARDEDAQFVAAILGTTETVWRQLLNDQYPEPQLVLYENMTQTGCGMGQAQSGPFYCPADSKVYLDLSFMDELKKLGAPGDFAFAYVIAHEVGHHVQNVLGTHKQVAQQQQQASETEANRLSVMLELQADCYAGVWGYYVHHDMQLLEPGDIEEGLQAASTVGDDRLQEMAGRAVQPDAFTHGTSAQRVSWFKKGFASGNPKDCDTFQSLE; from the coding sequence ATGCGTTGGCGTAATACCCGGCAAAGCAGCAATGTTGATGACCGGCGTGGCCAGGGGCCCGCACAATCCGGCCTCCCCGCGGCAGCTTTACTGCGATTTCTTCCGTTTCTGCTGAAAACTAAAGTCGGTAAGCTGATCCTGGTGGTCGGCGGGCTCTATCTGGCCTACCAATACTTCACCGGCGGCCCGGGGATGGTCGGGGTTCAGCAGGGCTCCGGACCGCTGCAGCAACAAACCTCTTCAGGCAGCAAGCTGCCCGCCCGTGATGAAGATGCCCAGTTCGTCGCCGCCATTCTGGGCACCACGGAAACCGTATGGCGTCAGCTCCTCAACGATCAGTATCCGGAACCTCAGCTGGTCCTGTACGAGAACATGACCCAGACGGGCTGCGGAATGGGCCAGGCTCAGTCCGGCCCTTTTTACTGCCCGGCCGACAGCAAGGTCTATCTGGATCTCAGCTTCATGGACGAGCTGAAAAAGCTCGGAGCGCCCGGCGATTTTGCCTTTGCCTATGTCATCGCGCATGAAGTCGGACACCACGTCCAGAATGTCCTGGGTACCCATAAACAGGTGGCACAACAGCAGCAACAGGCCAGTGAAACCGAGGCCAACCGCCTCAGTGTGATGCTCGAACTTCAGGCCGACTGTTATGCCGGGGTCTGGGGCTATTATGTCCATCACGACATGCAGTTACTGGAGCCGGGTGATATTGAGGAAGGATTGCAGGCTGCCAGTACTGTCGGGGATGACAGATTGCAGGAAATGGCCGGACGGGCCGTCCAGCCGGATGCATTCACCCACGGCACGTCAGCGCAACGGGTCAGTTGGTTCAAAAAAGGCTTCGCATCCGGCAATCCCAAGGACTGTGATACTTTCCAGAGCCTGGAATAA
- the zur gene encoding zinc uptake transcriptional repressor Zur gives MANHMQLLNQAQLLCEQRGVRLTPQRHKVLELILSHRSSISAYELLDLLRESEPQAKPPTVYRALDFLLAQGFVHKVESTNSYIACHLPDHADHCSQLLICDECSHVEECHDDELAKMLKLKAQQQGFQISHHVVESHGVCQACQRKK, from the coding sequence ATGGCAAATCATATGCAACTGCTGAACCAGGCTCAACTGCTCTGTGAACAACGGGGAGTCCGGTTGACGCCACAACGTCATAAAGTACTGGAACTGATTCTGTCTCATCGCAGTTCGATCAGTGCTTACGAGCTGCTGGATTTGCTGCGGGAGTCCGAACCTCAGGCTAAGCCTCCGACAGTTTATCGTGCCCTCGACTTCCTGCTCGCTCAGGGATTTGTTCATAAGGTCGAGTCCACAAACAGCTATATTGCCTGTCATCTGCCGGATCATGCTGACCATTGTTCCCAACTGCTGATTTGCGATGAATGCAGTCATGTGGAGGAATGTCACGATGATGAACTGGCAAAAATGCTAAAACTAAAAGCGCAGCAGCAAGGCTTTCAGATTTCTCATCATGTTGTAGAAAGCCACGGCGTGTGCCAAGCATGCCAACGTAAGAAGTAG
- a CDS encoding chemotaxis protein CheX, whose protein sequence is MRAEFVNPFLASLLNVLKTMASMELAPQKPLLKKDEIARGDVSGLIGMVGPQTRGSMSITFDEGLALEIMQRMLGERPNGINDEVTDMVGEITNMVTGGAKRILSEKGYDFEMATPAVVSGRGHTITHKSEGAIIIMPFESEYGKAFIEISFDR, encoded by the coding sequence ATGCGAGCAGAATTTGTAAACCCATTTCTGGCCTCTCTGCTGAATGTGCTCAAGACCATGGCGTCAATGGAGCTGGCCCCGCAAAAACCTCTGCTGAAAAAAGATGAAATCGCCCGGGGTGATGTCTCTGGCCTGATTGGCATGGTGGGACCGCAAACCCGGGGCTCCATGTCTATCACTTTTGATGAAGGCCTGGCACTTGAGATTATGCAGCGTATGCTGGGCGAGCGTCCGAATGGTATTAATGATGAAGTCACTGACATGGTCGGTGAAATCACCAACATGGTCACCGGCGGCGCCAAGCGTATTCTGTCAGAAAAAGGCTATGATTTTGAAATGGCCACACCCGCTGTCGTCTCCGGCCGGGGTCACACGATCACGCACAAGAGTGAAGGGGCAATTATCATCATGCCGTTTGAATCCGAATACGGCAAAGCCTTCATCGAGATCAGTTTCGACCGCTAA
- a CDS encoding cold-shock protein, whose protein sequence is MSKLTGTVKWFNDEKGFGFISGADGKDVFVHFSAIQAQGRRTLKEGQNVEFIVTDGQKGPQASEVVALS, encoded by the coding sequence ATGAGTAAACTGACAGGAACCGTAAAATGGTTCAACGATGAAAAGGGTTTTGGCTTTATCTCTGGCGCCGACGGCAAGGACGTTTTCGTTCATTTCAGCGCAATTCAGGCTCAGGGGCGTCGTACCCTGAAAGAAGGCCAAAACGTTGAGTTTATCGTTACTGACGGCCAGAAAGGCCCGCAAGCCAGCGAAGTGGTCGCCCTGTCTTAA
- the pgi gene encoding glucose-6-phosphate isomerase → MLKNINPTQTPAWQALTAHFEQAQDLQLSELFAEDPSRFEKFSAAFGNDILLDYSKNLITEDTLAKLFDLAEQTELKTAIGAMFSGEKINRTEDRAVLHVALRNRSNTPVLVDGEDVMPNVNAVLAKMKQFSDRIIGGEWKGYTGKEITDVVNIGIGGSDLGPYMVSEALAPYKTRLNLHFVSNVDGTHIAEILKGLNPETTLFLIASKTFTTQETMTNAHSARDWFLAEAKDESHVAKHFAALSTNADAVSAFGIDTANMFEFWDWVGGRYSLWSAIGLSICLSVGYDNFEALLAGAHAMDKHFAEAPLTENLPVILALIGLWYNNFFGAESEAILPYDQYMHRFAAYFQQGNMESNGKYVDRGGNPVDYQTGPIIWGEPGTNGQHAFYQLIHQGTKLIPCDFIAPAVSHNPLSDHHPKLMANFFAQTEALAFGKTRAQVEAEFIAAGKSLADVAELVPFKVFEGNRPTNSILVKQITPQSLGALIAMYEHKIFTQGVIWNIYSFDQWGVELGKQLANQILPELADNTPVSSHDSSTNGLINAFKQWRQ, encoded by the coding sequence ATGTTGAAAAACATTAACCCCACGCAAACCCCGGCCTGGCAGGCACTGACTGCCCATTTTGAACAGGCGCAGGATCTGCAGCTCAGTGAGCTGTTTGCGGAGGATCCGTCACGGTTTGAAAAGTTTTCCGCTGCGTTCGGCAACGATATCCTGCTGGATTATTCAAAGAACCTTATCACTGAAGACACGCTGGCGAAGCTGTTTGATCTGGCTGAACAGACTGAACTGAAAACAGCGATTGGCGCCATGTTCAGCGGTGAGAAAATTAACCGTACCGAAGACCGTGCTGTGTTGCATGTTGCGCTACGTAACCGCAGCAACACACCCGTGCTGGTGGACGGCGAAGATGTGATGCCAAACGTCAATGCTGTGCTGGCGAAAATGAAGCAGTTCTCTGACCGCATCATCGGCGGTGAGTGGAAAGGGTATACCGGTAAGGAAATCACTGATGTTGTGAATATCGGCATTGGCGGTTCTGATCTGGGACCTTACATGGTGTCTGAAGCGCTGGCCCCTTACAAAACCCGCCTGAATCTGCACTTTGTCTCGAATGTTGACGGCACGCATATCGCGGAAATCCTGAAAGGGCTGAATCCGGAAACGACTCTGTTCCTGATTGCATCAAAAACCTTCACGACACAGGAAACCATGACCAACGCGCATTCTGCCCGTGACTGGTTCCTGGCTGAAGCCAAAGATGAATCTCACGTTGCAAAACACTTTGCAGCACTGTCGACCAATGCTGATGCGGTGTCTGCATTCGGGATTGATACAGCTAACATGTTCGAATTCTGGGACTGGGTTGGCGGCCGTTACTCACTGTGGTCTGCGATCGGTCTGTCGATCTGCCTGTCCGTTGGTTACGACAATTTCGAAGCTTTGCTGGCGGGTGCCCATGCGATGGACAAGCACTTTGCCGAAGCACCGCTGACCGAAAACCTGCCGGTGATCCTGGCGCTGATTGGTCTGTGGTACAACAATTTCTTTGGTGCGGAATCGGAAGCAATTCTGCCGTACGACCAGTACATGCACCGCTTTGCGGCTTACTTCCAGCAGGGCAACATGGAGTCGAACGGCAAGTATGTTGACCGTGGCGGCAATCCGGTCGATTACCAGACGGGCCCAATCATTTGGGGTGAGCCGGGCACCAATGGTCAGCACGCGTTCTATCAGCTGATCCACCAGGGGACCAAATTGATCCCGTGTGACTTCATTGCACCGGCGGTCAGCCATAACCCGCTGAGCGATCACCATCCGAAACTGATGGCAAACTTCTTTGCGCAGACTGAAGCGCTGGCATTCGGGAAAACGCGTGCGCAGGTTGAAGCAGAGTTTATTGCTGCAGGGAAGTCGCTGGCGGACGTAGCTGAGCTGGTACCATTCAAAGTCTTTGAGGGGAATCGCCCGACCAACTCCATCCTGGTGAAACAGATCACCCCGCAGTCGCTGGGTGCACTGATTGCCATGTATGAGCACAAGATCTTCACTCAGGGTGTGATCTGGAATATCTACAGCTTTGATCAGTGGGGTGTTGAGCTGGGTAAACAGCTGGCGAATCAGATTCTGCCAGAGCTGGCGGATAATACGCCGGTGAGCAGCCATGACAGTTCAACGAATGGTCTGATTAATGCCTTTAAACAATGGCGTCAGTAA
- a CDS encoding EVE domain-containing protein, with protein MTRFWVATASADHVDRGKVWGIMQVCHGKGTPLKRLSAGDRVVYYSPSQTYGQRSKLQAFTGICCVQDKAPYQVDMGHGFKPFRRDVSWLETTPVQIHSLLARLAFHQGSRHWGARFRYGLFEISAHDFHLIAGAMQCSPPEAAQLSLFP; from the coding sequence ATGACCCGGTTCTGGGTGGCGACCGCGTCAGCCGATCACGTCGACCGCGGGAAAGTGTGGGGCATCATGCAGGTTTGCCACGGCAAAGGTACGCCGCTGAAACGGCTGTCAGCGGGGGATAGGGTAGTGTATTACTCACCGTCGCAAACGTACGGGCAAAGAAGTAAGCTGCAAGCGTTTACCGGGATCTGTTGTGTGCAGGACAAAGCCCCATATCAGGTTGATATGGGGCATGGTTTCAAGCCATTCCGGCGTGATGTCAGCTGGCTGGAGACGACACCGGTACAGATTCACTCTCTGCTGGCGCGTCTTGCTTTTCATCAGGGAAGTCGTCACTGGGGAGCCAGATTCCGATACGGTTTATTTGAGATCTCCGCACACGATTTTCACCTGATTGCCGGGGCAATGCAGTGTTCGCCTCCCGAAGCGGCCCAGTTGTCCCTGTTCCCTTAA
- a CDS encoding secondary thiamine-phosphate synthase enzyme YjbQ, whose product MWFQKSIQLKPRSRGFHLITDEIERQLPELSNFQIGLAHLFIQHTSASLTVNENADPTVRSDMEAHFNQSVPERAPYYRHTDEGDDDMPAHIKASTLGSSITLPIASGRLALGTWQGIYLGEHRNHGGSRKVIITLQGE is encoded by the coding sequence ATGTGGTTTCAAAAATCGATTCAGTTAAAACCCCGTTCCCGCGGATTTCACCTCATCACCGATGAAATTGAACGGCAACTGCCAGAACTCAGCAATTTTCAGATCGGGCTGGCGCACCTGTTTATCCAGCACACCTCCGCCAGCCTGACCGTCAATGAGAATGCCGACCCGACGGTGCGCAGCGATATGGAAGCTCACTTCAACCAGTCGGTGCCGGAGCGGGCTCCTTATTACCGCCACACTGACGAAGGTGACGATGACATGCCGGCCCACATCAAAGCCTCAACCTTAGGCAGCAGTATAACCCTGCCGATTGCCAGCGGTCGTCTGGCGCTGGGGACCTGGCAGGGCATTTACCTGGGAGAACACCGCAACCACGGCGGCAGCCGCAAAGTGATTATCACGCTGCAGGGCGAGTAA
- a CDS encoding GNAT family N-acetyltransferase/peptidase C39 family protein: MIVRIAQLYDLVSLNTLEAQLFDGDRISPRQMRRFIKSPQSVLFVAEDEGQIAGYGLVLFHRGTQLARLYSLAVDPVYRGRHIAQQLLSACEAAALENGFNTLRLEVRNDNVAARNLYEKCGYKPLKVLIHYYDDLADGIRMQKRLSPIEAKQLLPLPLYVQTTPFTCGPSCLMMSLSYLDPDYQPSRQAEMQLWREATTIFMASGHGGCSGHGLALAAHRRGCRVELWTQSLSTPFIDSVRDPKKKDIIELVHQDFCQQLDEAGVPVVDAMPAVEQIEDWLKQGCCLLMLISTYRFNGSKEPHWIVLSGVSDQFFFFHDPYAEDKTDIGHRAHIPLNKAGLNQILGFGRQKHTACVVIHPNQAVTRPAA, from the coding sequence ATGATAGTCCGTATTGCACAGCTTTATGATCTAGTTAGTTTAAATACTCTCGAGGCTCAGCTTTTCGACGGAGATCGAATTTCTCCCCGTCAGATGCGGCGGTTTATTAAATCACCTCAGAGTGTGCTGTTTGTCGCGGAAGATGAAGGCCAAATTGCCGGCTACGGGCTGGTGTTGTTTCACCGGGGTACCCAGCTGGCACGATTGTATTCCCTTGCCGTCGATCCCGTTTACCGAGGCAGGCACATTGCCCAGCAGTTACTGTCTGCGTGTGAAGCGGCGGCACTGGAAAACGGTTTCAATACATTAAGGCTGGAAGTGCGGAATGACAATGTCGCCGCGCGAAATCTCTATGAAAAATGTGGATATAAACCATTAAAAGTTTTAATCCATTATTACGATGATCTGGCGGATGGAATCCGGATGCAAAAGCGTCTGAGTCCCATTGAGGCAAAGCAGCTGTTGCCGTTACCGTTATATGTCCAGACGACCCCGTTTACCTGCGGACCATCCTGTCTGATGATGAGTCTGTCTTATCTCGATCCTGATTATCAGCCCAGTCGGCAGGCAGAGATGCAGCTGTGGCGTGAGGCCACCACCATCTTTATGGCATCGGGCCACGGGGGATGCAGCGGGCATGGTCTGGCACTGGCGGCACACCGCCGCGGATGCCGGGTTGAACTCTGGACTCAGTCCCTCTCCACGCCTTTTATCGACAGTGTTCGGGATCCGAAAAAGAAAGACATCATTGAACTAGTGCACCAGGACTTCTGCCAGCAACTGGATGAAGCCGGTGTCCCTGTGGTTGACGCCATGCCAGCGGTAGAACAAATTGAGGACTGGCTCAAGCAGGGGTGCTGTCTGCTGATGTTGATCAGCACCTATCGCTTCAACGGCAGCAAAGAGCCGCACTGGATAGTGCTGAGCGGGGTCAGTGATCAGTTCTTCTTCTTTCATGACCCCTATGCGGAAGACAAGACCGATATTGGTCATCGGGCCCATATTCCGCTGAACAAAGCCGGTCTGAACCAGATCCTCGGCTTTGGCCGCCAGAAGCATACGGCCTGCGTGGTGATCCACCCGAATCAGGCCGTTACTCGCCCTGCAGCGTGA
- a CDS encoding RimK family protein: MTKVLIITDNDSDWRQYFPSDRVVTVDTYLQQGAFCENKATQVINLCRDYGYMSSGYYCSLMAEARGHRVIPRVMTINDLSQPFLLSVPSDQLEKAFAHQLLSPGEQLEEKIYFGQSKVPGFEKIARRLFEHFMVPVIKVTIRRSDAHWQVDQILPFPFQDLTDPEQDLFAEALERFSNKVWRSPKPNKNARYDLALLIDPSEKMPPSDSTALSNFKKAAKRLGMRLQTITPDDLSRLGEFDGLFIRATTNIGNFTYRFAKTAEKLGLVVMDDPESIMKCTNKVFLTELLRLHKVPTPKSAVLKSFDPGWLEQAENDIGYPMVLKVPDGAFSVGVVKVKNRDELLTQMDTLFARSTLILAQEFLPTDFDWRIGVLNRQPLFACKYYMSRGHWQIYQHHNSGRVSSGGFETLDLKQVPKNVIDVALKAANQIGSGLYGVDLKEVNGQVVVIEINDNPSIDHKVEDAFLGDLLYDRVMTEFLRRIQLRGF, translated from the coding sequence ATGACTAAAGTCCTCATTATTACCGACAACGACAGTGACTGGCGGCAGTATTTCCCCTCCGACAGGGTCGTCACTGTCGATACCTATTTGCAGCAGGGTGCGTTTTGTGAAAACAAGGCGACGCAGGTAATCAACCTCTGCCGCGACTACGGCTATATGAGCAGCGGCTACTATTGCTCGCTGATGGCGGAAGCCCGCGGACACCGGGTGATCCCGAGGGTCATGACCATCAATGATCTGTCCCAGCCCTTCCTGTTATCCGTGCCGTCTGATCAGCTGGAAAAAGCATTTGCCCACCAGCTGCTGTCACCCGGTGAACAGCTGGAAGAGAAAATTTACTTTGGTCAGTCGAAGGTGCCGGGCTTTGAAAAAATTGCACGCCGCCTGTTCGAGCATTTTATGGTGCCTGTCATCAAGGTGACGATTCGCCGTTCGGATGCGCACTGGCAGGTAGATCAGATCCTGCCGTTTCCCTTTCAGGATCTGACCGATCCGGAACAGGATTTATTTGCCGAGGCACTGGAGCGCTTCTCGAACAAAGTCTGGCGATCGCCAAAGCCAAACAAAAACGCCCGCTATGATCTGGCGTTGCTGATTGATCCGAGCGAGAAAATGCCGCCATCCGACAGCACGGCGCTGAGCAACTTCAAAAAGGCGGCCAAACGACTGGGGATGCGCCTGCAAACCATCACCCCGGATGATCTGTCACGGTTAGGGGAATTTGACGGCCTGTTTATCCGCGCCACGACCAATATCGGCAATTTTACCTACCGTTTCGCCAAAACGGCCGAGAAACTGGGACTGGTGGTGATGGATGATCCGGAATCCATCATGAAGTGCACCAACAAGGTCTTCCTGACCGAGCTGCTGCGCTTACACAAAGTGCCGACACCGAAAAGCGCGGTCCTGAAAAGTTTCGACCCCGGCTGGCTGGAGCAGGCTGAGAACGACATCGGCTATCCGATGGTCCTGAAAGTGCCGGACGGTGCTTTCTCGGTGGGCGTGGTCAAAGTGAAGAACCGCGACGAATTACTGACACAGATGGACACCCTGTTTGCCCGCAGTACCCTGATTCTGGCTCAGGAGTTTCTGCCGACAGACTTCGACTGGCGGATTGGTGTTCTGAACCGGCAGCCACTGTTTGCCTGCAAATATTATATGAGCCGTGGTCACTGGCAGATTTATCAGCACCACAACAGCGGCCGGGTCAGTTCCGGGGGCTTTGAGACCCTGGATCTGAAACAGGTGCCAAAGAACGTGATTGATGTGGCGCTCAAGGCAGCCAACCAGATCGGTTCTGGTCTGTATGGTGTCGATCTGAAAGAAGTGAACGGTCAGGTGGTGGTGATTGAAATCAACGATAACCCGAGTATTGACCATAAAGTTGAAGATGCATTTCTCGGCGATTTGCTCTACGACCGGGTGATGACTGAATTCCTGCGCCGGATCCAGCTGCGCGGCTTCTGA